The genomic segment CATCGGCCGGCCGTTCACCCGCACGCGATATTTGCGCAGCCAGCCGGTCTCGGGCAGCTCGAGGCGGCGCTTGAGCCCGCCGTCATTGGTCAGCAGCAAGAGCCCCTCGGAGTTGAGGTCGAGCCGCCCGACATTGAGCACCCGCGGCATCCCCTCGGGCATCTCGTCGAAAATCGTGCGCCGGCCCTGTTCGTCCTTCTCGGTCGTCACGAGGCCGAGCGGCTTGTAATAGACCCAGACGCGGGTCTCTTGCGGCGCGTCGATCGGCTTGCCGTCGACCACCACCTTGTCGGTGGGCAGAACGTCGAGCGCGGGCGAGGTGATCTTCTTGCCGTTCACCGTGACGCGGCCTTCGAGGATCATCTTCTCGGCATCGCGGCGCGAGGCGACGCCGGAGCGCGCGATGACCTTGGCGATCCGGTCGGCGGTGGTGGTTTGGGGAACGGTCGAGGCGGCCGGCGTTGCGGGCGTGTCACTCATCATTTTATCCTTCATCGGGAGGGGGCGCGCGGATCACCGGGCGCAAAGGCCGCTCTATACGCGCGCGCCCCGAGTCTCGCAAGTAACTTGTCGCGCAAGCCTCTTGCGCGGCGCGGCGCGCGGGGCCATTGAAAGGGTATGAGCTTCACCTCTTACATGGATCTCGCGCTCGCAGAGGCGCAGGCGGCCGCCGCGCGCGGCGAGGTGCCGGTCGGCGCGGTGCTGATCGGCCCGGGCGGGCAGGTGGTGGCGCGCGCCGGCAACCGCACCCGCGAGCTCAATGACCCGACGGCCCATGCCGAGATCCTCGCACTGCGCGCCGCCTGTGCCGCGGCGGGCTCCGAGCGGCTGCCGGGCCATGATCTCTATGTCACCCTCGAACCCTGCCCGATGTGTGCCGCCGCCCTCTCGAACGCCCGCATCGCGCGCCTCTATTATGGCGCGGCCGACCCGAAATCAGGCGGCATCGCCCAGGGCCCGCGGATCTTCTCGCATCCGCAATGCCACCATGTCCCCGAGGTCTACGACGGGATCGGCGCCGCCCCGGCCGAGCGGCTCCTGAAGGATTTCTTCGCAGCACGGAGGGGCTGATGGACGGCGCAGTCAAGGTGGTGATCCAGCTTTCCGAGGGCGAGGAGGCGCGGATGGCGCAGGCGCTCAACAATGCCGCGAACCTCACCCGCTATTATGCCGAGCGCGGCTTTGCGCTGGTGATCGAGGTGGTGTGCTTCGGCCCCGGGGTGAGCCTGCTGCGCGCCGACCGCACGCCCTTCGCCGCGCGGGTGGCGGAACTGGCCGGGCGCCCGGTGCATTTTTCCGCCTGCGCCAATACGCTCCATGGCCTTGCGCAGGCCGAAGGCGCGGTGCCGCCGCTCTTGCCGCAGGCGCGCGT from the Rhodobacter xanthinilyticus genome contains:
- a CDS encoding nucleoside deaminase; translation: MSFTSYMDLALAEAQAAAARGEVPVGAVLIGPGGQVVARAGNRTRELNDPTAHAEILALRAACAAAGSERLPGHDLYVTLEPCPMCAAALSNARIARLYYGAADPKSGGIAQGPRIFSHPQCHHVPEVYDGIGAAPAERLLKDFFAARRG
- a CDS encoding DsrE family protein produces the protein MDGAVKVVIQLSEGEEARMAQALNNAANLTRYYAERGFALVIEVVCFGPGVSLLRADRTPFAARVAELAGRPVHFSACANTLHGLAQAEGAVPPLLPQARVVPSGAAHVIELQRAGYAYLRP